A single window of Rubrobacter aplysinae DNA harbors:
- a CDS encoding NADH-quinone oxidoreductase subunit N, whose translation MSAMGGDLALLAPEIAVLLTAVGALILEMLGLGRASLPFTVVGLLVAAALTVPLVGTETSVFMGTFRVDSLTAGAKLALLPATALCAVLAYPETKGDEREGTLHALFSFTAFGALVLAAAGDVMFLVLGVLLASLGSFALTAHPRDGRATEAAMKFFVFGSVTGAVMIFGLTYWYGAAGSTLLSELDALSGAPVAGALGLLAVLVGLGYKAAVAPFHFWAPDAYDGAPVAVAVFMSVVPKVGAIFALAQVARSLPLETGWAPVVAGLAVLSMTYGNLAALVQNNVVRLLAYSSIAQSGYFLLAVVAVGRSDLALPALVVFAAAYAAMNVGAFAIVGGYGRYLTDLTGLGRYAPWAGGAMVVFLISLVGIPPTAGFVGKLLLFGAAIQPGYVWLAVVAILNSVISLAVYLRVIVPMYSQSKEPKTAPLPVTAVWLLALVITVAGGVAALALLGGLV comes from the coding sequence ATGTCCGCGATGGGTGGCGACCTGGCGCTCCTGGCGCCAGAGATAGCGGTCCTGCTGACCGCGGTCGGGGCGCTCATTCTGGAGATGCTCGGCCTCGGGCGGGCCTCCCTGCCGTTCACCGTAGTAGGGCTGCTCGTCGCCGCCGCCCTGACGGTGCCCCTGGTCGGCACGGAGACCTCGGTGTTCATGGGCACCTTCCGGGTGGACTCCCTGACCGCCGGGGCCAAGCTCGCGCTGCTGCCAGCTACCGCTCTATGCGCCGTGCTCGCTTACCCCGAGACTAAGGGCGACGAGCGGGAGGGGACGCTTCACGCCCTCTTTTCGTTCACGGCGTTTGGGGCGCTGGTGCTGGCCGCCGCGGGCGACGTGATGTTCCTAGTGCTCGGGGTGCTGCTCGCCTCGCTGGGATCGTTCGCGCTCACCGCCCATCCCCGCGACGGGCGGGCGACGGAGGCGGCGATGAAGTTCTTCGTGTTCGGCTCGGTGACCGGGGCGGTCATGATCTTCGGCCTCACCTACTGGTACGGCGCGGCGGGCTCGACCCTGCTCTCGGAGCTGGACGCCCTCTCCGGCGCTCCCGTCGCCGGTGCCCTGGGGCTCCTTGCCGTGCTCGTCGGGCTCGGCTACAAGGCGGCGGTGGCGCCGTTCCACTTCTGGGCGCCGGACGCCTACGACGGCGCGCCCGTCGCGGTGGCGGTGTTTATGTCCGTGGTGCCGAAGGTCGGCGCGATCTTCGCCCTGGCGCAGGTGGCGCGCTCCCTGCCGCTGGAGACCGGTTGGGCTCCGGTGGTTGCCGGACTCGCCGTGCTCTCGATGACCTACGGCAACCTGGCCGCTCTCGTGCAGAACAACGTCGTGCGGCTGCTGGCCTACTCCTCCATAGCGCAGTCGGGATACTTCCTGCTCGCCGTGGTGGCGGTCGGACGCAGCGACCTGGCGTTGCCCGCACTCGTCGTCTTCGCCGCCGCCTACGCCGCCATGAACGTCGGGGCCTTCGCCATCGTCGGCGGGTACGGGCGTTACCTGACGGACCTCACCGGCCTCGGGCGGTACGCGCCCTGGGCGGGCGGGGCGATGGTGGTGTTCCTGATCTCACTCGTGGGGATACCGCCCACCGCGGGCTTTGTCGGCAAGCTCCTCCTGTTCGGAGCTGCGATACAGCCCGGCTACGTGTGGCTCGCCGTCGTCGCCATCCTGAACAGCGTGATCTCGCTCGCCGTGTACCTGCGCGTGATCGTGCCGATGTACTCTCAGTCCAAGGAGCCGAAGACCGCGCCGCTCCCCGTTACGGCTGTGTGGCTCCTCGCGCTGGTAATCACCGTGGCCGGGGGTGTGGCGGCGCTGGCCCTGCTCGGAGGGCTGGTCTAA
- a CDS encoding ThuA domain-containing protein, which translates to MAETNNTPRGLRVTVWNEYRHERDEARPAELYPGGIHATLSEALREGGLQNVRTATLDEPEHGLTEEALAETDVLLWWGHRAHAEVSEEVVDRVHRRVLGGMGLIVLHSGHFAKIFQRLLGTTCSLKWRHDDRERLWVVDPAHPIVEGLGEYVDLPEEEMYGEPFDVPPPEELVFVSWFGGGEVFRSGLCYRRGRGRIFYFRPGHEENPSYHHPEVRRIVNNAVRWAAPRPGAAPTHGNTEPPESPGNS; encoded by the coding sequence TTGGCTGAAACCAACAACACGCCGCGCGGCCTCCGGGTCACGGTGTGGAACGAGTACCGGCACGAGCGGGACGAGGCGAGGCCCGCCGAGCTGTATCCTGGGGGTATACACGCCACCCTGTCGGAGGCGCTCCGGGAAGGCGGCCTGCAGAACGTCCGCACCGCCACGCTTGACGAGCCGGAGCACGGTCTTACGGAGGAGGCTCTGGCGGAGACGGACGTGCTCCTGTGGTGGGGTCACAGGGCGCACGCAGAGGTCTCTGAGGAGGTCGTGGATCGGGTCCACCGGAGGGTGCTCGGCGGTATGGGTCTGATCGTGCTGCACTCGGGGCACTTCGCGAAGATCTTCCAGCGCCTCTTGGGCACTACCTGCTCCCTCAAGTGGCGCCACGACGACCGGGAGCGGCTGTGGGTGGTAGATCCCGCCCACCCGATAGTCGAGGGCCTCGGGGAGTACGTAGACCTCCCCGAGGAGGAGATGTACGGTGAGCCCTTCGACGTGCCACCGCCCGAGGAGCTGGTGTTCGTGAGCTGGTTCGGCGGCGGCGAGGTGTTCCGCAGCGGCCTCTGTTACCGGCGGGGACGCGGCAGGATCTTCTACTTCCGCCCCGGCCACGAGGAGAACCCTTCCTATCACCATCCCGAAGTGCGCCGCATCGTAAACAACGCCGTCCGCTGGGCCGCGCCCAGGCCTGGTGCCGCTCCCACGCACGGTAACACGGAGCCCCCGGAGAGCCCCGGAAACTCGTAG
- a CDS encoding 5-methyltetrahydropteroyltriglutamate--homocysteine S-methyltransferase, whose amino-acid sequence MSSTSRNEPPFRADHVGSLLRPQGLMRARREHEDGRISAEELRHREDEAIRDVVRLQEEVGLQSATDGEFRRASWHMDFIYQLGGVSKAPGDMKVEFQNAEGKVEFTPAALRIDERVTLDHTIFGEDFEYLRSVTTRNTPKLTIPSPNMVHYRGGRAAISEEAYPEMDEFWTDLTDAYAEEIRRLGELGCTYLQLDDTSLAYLNDPRQREQIAQMGGDAEHQHETYIQNINRALSGKPDSMNVTTHMCRGNFRSSWVAEGGYDYVAEALFGGLEVDGFFLEYDDERSGTFEPLRFVPGSKMVVLGLVTTKSGRLEDKNLLKRRIEEASRYVDPEQLCLSPQCGFSSTLEGNDLTHDEQRAKLELVVQTAEEVWG is encoded by the coding sequence ATGTCCAGCACGAGCCGCAATGAGCCGCCGTTCAGGGCCGACCACGTCGGGAGCCTGCTGCGCCCGCAGGGGCTGATGCGGGCCCGCCGGGAGCACGAGGACGGCCGCATCTCCGCCGAGGAGCTCCGGCACAGAGAAGACGAGGCCATCCGGGATGTGGTGCGGCTGCAGGAGGAGGTCGGCCTGCAGAGCGCCACCGACGGAGAGTTTCGCCGGGCCTCCTGGCACATGGACTTCATCTACCAGCTCGGCGGCGTGAGCAAGGCCCCCGGCGACATGAAGGTCGAGTTCCAGAACGCGGAGGGCAAGGTGGAGTTTACCCCGGCGGCCTTGCGCATAGACGAGCGGGTAACGCTGGACCACACCATCTTCGGTGAGGACTTCGAGTACCTGAGGTCCGTGACCACCCGCAACACCCCGAAGCTCACCATCCCGTCGCCGAACATGGTGCATTACCGGGGCGGGCGGGCCGCCATTAGCGAGGAGGCGTACCCGGAGATGGACGAGTTCTGGACGGACCTCACCGACGCGTACGCAGAGGAGATCCGGCGCCTCGGCGAGCTCGGTTGCACTTACCTCCAGCTCGACGACACGAGCCTCGCCTACCTCAACGACCCGCGCCAGCGCGAGCAGATCGCCCAGATGGGCGGCGATGCCGAGCATCAACACGAGACCTACATACAGAACATAAACCGCGCGCTCTCCGGCAAGCCCGACTCGATGAACGTCACCACCCACATGTGCCGGGGTAACTTCCGCTCCTCGTGGGTGGCCGAGGGTGGGTACGACTACGTGGCGGAAGCGCTATTCGGCGGACTGGAGGTGGATGGCTTCTTCCTGGAGTACGACGACGAGAGGTCGGGCACCTTCGAGCCCCTGCGGTTCGTGCCCGGGAGCAAGATGGTCGTGCTCGGGCTGGTGACCACCAAGAGCGGAAGGCTGGAGGACAAGAACCTCCTCAAGCGCCGTATAGAGGAGGCGAGCCGGTACGTGGACCCTGAGCAGCTCTGCCTCTCGCCGCAGTGCGGCTTCTCCTCGACGCTCGAGGGCAACGACCTCACCCACGACGAGCAGCGGGCCAAGCTGGAGCTGGTCGTACAGACCGCCGAGGAGGTGTGGGGATAG
- a CDS encoding ABC transporter permease: protein MGDVKNGNVWLILAREYRQRIRTRSFQVITALGFVLILASAFAPAVLDRVQSATGGSTVAVVQPEPGLVETLRTALPEELPNGEPRTEIQAVDSRNAAESGVENGDYDGLLISQGSGSTRSAQSGETSYVYRAPQPGAEADRIQEALSGVAAEQRLQEAGVSGEEAAGVFAPAQLEVEATGGGPSGEEFQATYWLVYVLVFLLYMTVIQYGNMVTMSVITEKSSRITEMMSASVRPVDQMAGKILGVGLLALTQYGLWLAAGIGSLVIGRARGDGLGFGLDAVSPATIVLFLLSFVLGYLLYASILGGLGSLFSRMEDAQQIIGPVIMLLLAGLLITIFSMSSPDGALATVGSYVPFFSPMVMFARAELGSTAGWEIALSYTLLAATVAAAVWAAARLYRTGTLMYGKKPSLAEAARMVLRG, encoded by the coding sequence ATGGGTGATGTGAAAAACGGGAACGTGTGGCTGATCCTGGCCCGCGAGTACCGTCAGCGCATCAGGACCAGGAGCTTCCAGGTGATCACGGCGCTCGGGTTCGTCCTGATCCTGGCCTCCGCCTTCGCCCCGGCGGTCCTGGACCGCGTCCAGTCCGCGACCGGCGGCTCGACCGTCGCCGTGGTCCAACCAGAGCCCGGCCTGGTCGAGACCCTGCGCACCGCCCTGCCGGAAGAACTCCCGAACGGCGAGCCCCGGACGGAGATACAGGCTGTAGACTCCCGGAACGCCGCCGAGAGTGGCGTCGAGAACGGCGACTACGACGGCTTGCTCATCTCGCAGGGCTCAGGGTCAACACGGTCCGCACAGTCCGGCGAGACCTCCTACGTGTACCGTGCGCCGCAGCCCGGTGCGGAGGCGGATCGCATCCAGGAGGCCCTCTCCGGGGTCGCGGCGGAGCAGCGTCTACAGGAGGCCGGTGTATCCGGTGAGGAGGCGGCCGGAGTCTTCGCCCCGGCCCAGCTGGAGGTCGAGGCTACGGGCGGCGGGCCGTCGGGTGAGGAGTTCCAGGCCACGTACTGGCTGGTGTACGTGCTCGTCTTTCTCCTGTACATGACGGTCATCCAGTACGGCAACATGGTCACGATGAGCGTTATCACGGAGAAGAGCTCCCGCATCACCGAGATGATGAGCGCCTCCGTGCGCCCGGTGGATCAGATGGCGGGCAAGATCCTGGGCGTCGGCCTCCTGGCGCTGACCCAGTACGGCCTGTGGCTGGCGGCCGGGATCGGGTCACTCGTGATAGGCCGCGCCCGGGGTGACGGTCTAGGCTTCGGGCTCGACGCCGTCTCGCCGGCCACGATAGTGCTGTTCCTACTATCGTTCGTGCTCGGCTACCTGCTGTACGCGAGCATCCTGGGCGGTCTGGGCTCGCTGTTTAGCCGCATGGAAGACGCCCAGCAGATAATCGGGCCGGTGATCATGCTCCTACTCGCGGGGCTCCTGATCACGATCTTCTCCATGTCGAGCCCGGACGGGGCGCTCGCCACGGTCGGCTCCTACGTGCCGTTCTTCTCCCCGATGGTGATGTTCGCCCGCGCCGAGCTCGGCTCGACCGCCGGGTGGGAGATCGCGCTCTCCTACACGCTGCTCGCCGCCACCGTGGCGGCCGCGGTCTGGGCCGCCGCCCGCCTGTACCGCACCGGGACGCTCATGTACGGCAAGAAACCATCCCTGGCGGAGGCCGCGCGCATGGTGCTGCGCGGCTAG
- a CDS encoding ABC transporter ATP-binding protein, whose protein sequence is MGRAPMTLRVENVTKCFGETTAVDGISFEAREGSIVGLLGANGAGKTTTVRMILDIIRPDSGEITWSGAPAREVARTSFGYLPEERGLYPDMKVGDQLRFFGRIRGLGTKEADRRAESWLERFGITEYLGRPLQELSKGNQQKVQFLASVLHDPELVILDEPFSGLDPVSHEQLRAVILELKESGKTLLLSTHNMEQAEEMCDGVALIHHSELAFSGPLPELRDRHADMRTLRLAYEGDTDPLLDRFPGLSVVDRDEESLELSPNGEEPEEILRAAVQTGSVRRFEEVEPSLRRIFIEEVGNG, encoded by the coding sequence GTGGGTAGAGCCCCGATGACGCTGCGGGTGGAGAACGTAACCAAGTGTTTCGGGGAGACCACCGCCGTGGACGGCATCAGCTTCGAAGCTCGGGAGGGCTCGATAGTCGGGCTGCTCGGGGCGAACGGCGCGGGCAAGACCACGACGGTGCGCATGATCCTGGACATCATCCGGCCCGACTCCGGGGAGATCACGTGGAGCGGCGCGCCGGCGCGTGAGGTCGCCCGCACCAGCTTCGGCTACCTGCCCGAGGAGCGCGGCCTTTACCCGGACATGAAGGTCGGGGATCAGCTCCGCTTCTTCGGGCGCATCCGGGGCCTGGGAACCAAGGAGGCGGACAGACGGGCCGAGAGCTGGTTGGAGCGCTTCGGGATCACGGAGTACCTCGGCCGTCCGCTGCAGGAGCTCTCCAAGGGCAATCAGCAGAAGGTGCAGTTCCTGGCCAGCGTCCTGCACGACCCGGAGCTCGTGATCCTGGACGAGCCGTTCTCCGGCCTCGACCCGGTAAGCCACGAGCAGCTCCGGGCGGTAATCCTGGAGCTAAAGGAGAGCGGCAAGACGCTCCTGCTCTCGACCCACAACATGGAGCAGGCGGAGGAGATGTGCGACGGGGTGGCCCTGATCCACCACTCGGAGCTGGCCTTCTCCGGCCCTCTCCCGGAGCTGCGCGACCGGCACGCCGACATGCGCACGCTCCGTCTGGCCTACGAGGGCGACACGGACCCGCTGCTCGACCGGTTCCCCGGGCTCTCGGTCGTGGACCGCGACGAGGAGAGCCTGGAGCTTTCGCCGAACGGAGAGGAGCCGGAGGAGATACTACGGGCCGCCGTCCAGACCGGGAGCGTAAGACGCTTCGAGGAGGTAGAGCCTTCGCTGCGGCGCATCTTCATTGAGGAGGTGGGGAATGGGTGA
- a CDS encoding HpcH/HpaI aldolase/citrate lyase family protein, with protein sequence MADNKLAGNEPRGSGPYRSLLAVPATSRRMVDKALASEADGVFLDLEDAVAPPEKTGARGEMIQAITEADWRGRRPTFRANGLDTPYFYRDLIEIVEGAGAVLGSIMVPKVERAGDLHVVDTLLGQLEAACDLEPGGITVEAQIESAGGLQEVDSISRAGGGRLRALHFGPGDYAASLGMPGGSIGTEDEWDLEYPGHRFHYALHRIAVAARSAGIYALDGPVADYRDEIGLRDSARNARSLGLHGKWCIHPAQIPAVNEAFSPTQPELDWARRVVEAYEEAGESGLGSISVEGKMVDAASIRMARNILDASG encoded by the coding sequence TTGGCCGATAACAAACTGGCCGGTAACGAGCCGCGCGGGAGCGGGCCCTACCGCTCCTTGCTCGCGGTTCCGGCGACGAGCCGGAGGATGGTGGACAAGGCGCTCGCCTCGGAGGCGGACGGGGTGTTCCTGGATCTCGAAGACGCCGTCGCGCCGCCGGAGAAGACCGGGGCGCGGGGGGAGATGATCCAGGCCATAACGGAGGCTGACTGGCGGGGGAGACGGCCCACGTTCCGGGCCAACGGGCTGGACACGCCTTATTTCTACCGGGATCTCATCGAGATCGTGGAGGGTGCGGGGGCTGTACTCGGCTCCATAATGGTCCCGAAGGTGGAGCGGGCGGGGGACCTGCACGTCGTGGACACGTTATTGGGGCAGCTAGAGGCTGCGTGTGACCTGGAGCCGGGAGGGATAACGGTAGAGGCCCAGATCGAGAGCGCCGGAGGGCTGCAGGAGGTGGACTCCATCTCCCGCGCCGGGGGCGGGAGGCTGCGGGCGCTGCACTTCGGTCCCGGAGACTACGCGGCGAGCCTCGGGATGCCGGGCGGCAGCATCGGCACCGAGGACGAGTGGGATCTGGAGTACCCGGGTCATCGCTTCCACTACGCCCTGCACCGCATCGCTGTCGCCGCGCGGTCGGCGGGTATATACGCGCTGGACGGGCCGGTCGCCGACTACCGGGATGAGATCGGTCTCCGGGATAGCGCCCGCAACGCCCGCTCGCTCGGGCTCCACGGTAAGTGGTGCATCCATCCGGCCCAGATACCGGCGGTCAACGAGGCCTTCTCGCCGACGCAGCCGGAGCTGGACTGGGCCCGCAGGGTGGTGGAGGCCTATGAGGAGGCTGGGGAGAGCGGGCTGGGCTCGATCAGCGTAGAGGGCAAGATGGTCGACGCCGCCTCTATCCGCATGGCCCGCAATATCCTGGACGCTTCGGGGTAG
- a CDS encoding ATP-binding protein: protein MVRTEIDVALFPDSRAPALARGSLDALEEKLTGETLEQARLLVSELVTNSVVHAALGPDDRVGLRVTLPEGVVRVEVTDPGIGFETPSFECGAPPAGVSGWGLHLVDKLSYRWGIYTEGRMCVWFELPREAGGASRASISRGTA from the coding sequence ATGGTGAGAACGGAGATAGACGTCGCACTGTTCCCGGATAGCCGGGCGCCCGCATTGGCCCGCGGCTCGCTGGACGCTCTGGAGGAGAAGCTCACCGGGGAGACCCTGGAACAGGCCAGGCTGCTCGTGTCCGAGCTCGTAACGAACTCCGTGGTCCACGCCGCGCTCGGCCCGGACGACCGGGTTGGCCTGCGGGTGACGCTGCCGGAAGGAGTGGTACGCGTCGAGGTGACGGACCCCGGTATCGGATTCGAGACGCCCTCCTTCGAGTGCGGCGCCCCGCCCGCTGGCGTCTCCGGCTGGGGGCTCCACCTCGTGGATAAGCTCTCCTATCGCTGGGGCATATACACGGAGGGCCGGATGTGCGTGTGGTTCGAGCTCCCCCGCGAGGCCGGCGGAGCCAGTCGGGCCAGCATATCCAGGGGGACTGCCTAG
- a CDS encoding beta-class carbonic anhydrase has product MSAFDEFLRSNRGYVQVFDAGDLPAPPSRQVAVVTCMDARLDPEEFLGLGLGEAHVIRNAGGRVSEDTLRSLVISQRLLGTDEVVVIHHTDCGMMSFTNDDLRQKIRSDLGADASGTDFMPFSDLEDSVREDVERVRSSELVPDDVTVRGAVYEVETGGIREVPGR; this is encoded by the coding sequence GTGTCTGCGTTCGACGAGTTCTTGCGGTCTAATAGAGGATACGTCCAGGTGTTTGACGCGGGGGATCTCCCGGCGCCGCCTTCACGGCAGGTGGCCGTGGTGACCTGCATGGACGCCCGGCTAGACCCGGAGGAGTTCCTCGGGCTTGGGCTCGGGGAGGCGCACGTAATACGCAACGCCGGGGGCCGCGTCTCGGAGGACACGCTGCGGTCGCTCGTGATCTCCCAGCGGCTGCTCGGCACGGACGAGGTAGTGGTCATCCACCACACCGACTGCGGCATGATGAGCTTTACCAACGACGACCTGCGGCAGAAGATTCGGTCCGACCTCGGCGCCGACGCCTCCGGCACGGACTTCATGCCTTTCTCGGATCTCGAAGATAGCGTACGCGAGGACGTGGAGAGGGTCCGAAGCTCAGAGCTAGTGCCGGATGACGTAACCGTTCGCGGGGCGGTGTACGAGGTGGAGACCGGCGGGATACGCGAGGTCCCGGGCCGGTAG
- the lspA gene encoding signal peptidase II yields the protein MSRSAGLSLAVVLGLIVFAVDQLIKRLVEGTMVLNESRPVVDGVLHLTYIENSGGAFGLLSGSQLLLMLGSAVALGVVAWMLLVQPPSRAMATGGGLVLGGAAGNLLDRISSGGVTDYLDLRVWPIFNLADVAIVCGVALLVINALFSQEPREKR from the coding sequence ATGAGCCGTAGCGCGGGCCTCTCGCTCGCGGTCGTGCTGGGTTTGATCGTCTTCGCCGTGGACCAGCTCATCAAGCGCCTCGTAGAGGGCACGATGGTACTGAACGAGAGCAGGCCCGTCGTGGACGGCGTGCTGCACCTGACCTACATCGAGAACTCCGGCGGAGCCTTCGGCCTGCTCTCCGGGAGCCAGCTACTCCTGATGCTCGGCAGCGCCGTCGCGCTGGGCGTGGTGGCCTGGATGCTGCTCGTGCAGCCACCGTCGCGCGCGATGGCGACGGGCGGGGGACTGGTGCTCGGCGGCGCCGCCGGTAACCTGCTGGACCGGATCTCCTCCGGCGGCGTCACGGACTACCTGGACCTCAGGGTGTGGCCGATCTTCAACCTCGCCGACGTGGCGATAGTCTGCGGGGTGGCCCTGCTCGTGATCAACGCCCTCTTCTCCCAGGAGCCCCGGGAGAAGAGGTAA
- a CDS encoding class I SAM-dependent methyltransferase — translation MAPTAAEIQAFFERVAGDWDTMRLSYYDESVIRRMSLRSGIAAGSGRVVDVGTGTGFVAAGLAPSVERVIGVDNSSAMLETARENLDALGVENVELVEGDLSELPLADGSVDAAFANMVLHHAEEPATMLAEMARVVRPGGSVVIADEVEHPYEWMRHEHADVWLGFTRNYIERLFGEAGLVGYGYESLGMQ, via the coding sequence CTGGCACCTACAGCGGCGGAGATACAGGCTTTTTTCGAGCGTGTGGCGGGAGACTGGGACACCATGCGTCTCTCCTACTACGACGAGAGCGTAATACGGAGAATGTCGCTGCGCTCCGGGATAGCCGCAGGCTCCGGGCGGGTCGTGGACGTCGGCACCGGCACGGGTTTCGTGGCAGCCGGGCTCGCCCCTTCGGTGGAGCGGGTGATCGGGGTGGACAACTCCTCCGCGATGCTCGAAACGGCCCGGGAGAACCTGGACGCCCTCGGGGTGGAGAACGTGGAGCTAGTGGAGGGGGATCTCTCTGAGCTGCCGCTGGCCGACGGCTCGGTGGACGCCGCCTTTGCGAACATGGTTCTGCACCACGCCGAAGAGCCGGCCACGATGCTCGCCGAGATGGCGCGGGTGGTGAGGCCGGGAGGCTCGGTCGTGATAGCGGACGAGGTCGAGCACCCTTACGAGTGGATGCGCCACGAGCACGCCGACGTGTGGCTCGGCTTCACGCGGAATTACATAGAGCGCCTCTTCGGTGAGGCCGGCCTCGTCGGATACGGCTACGAGTCGCTCGGGATGCAGTGA
- a CDS encoding aldo/keto reductase — protein MDFVESNEALIPALGFGTYRLGDGEAESMVGEALSVGYRHVDTAQMYRNEAGVGRSIKASSVDRDEVFLTTKVWPENFRRDDLLSSMRQSLSKLDVDHVDLVLLHWPSRGVPLEETISALNESRERGDTRHIGVSNFGPDLLSEAAELSDAPLINDQVEYHPFKDQSPVLETARRMGISVTAYSPLDKGRVSGDRTLREIGRAHGKDEGQVALRWLIQQESVIAIPKTASPERCRSNFEVFDFELSGEEMSSINALAR, from the coding sequence TTGGATTTTGTAGAGTCTAACGAGGCTTTGATCCCGGCTCTGGGGTTCGGCACTTACCGGCTCGGGGACGGCGAGGCCGAGAGCATGGTCGGGGAGGCTCTCTCCGTGGGGTACCGTCACGTAGACACGGCCCAGATGTACCGCAACGAGGCCGGGGTGGGCCGGAGCATAAAGGCCTCCAGCGTGGACCGGGACGAGGTTTTTTTGACCACCAAGGTCTGGCCGGAGAACTTCCGGCGCGACGACCTGCTCTCCTCCATGCGGCAGAGCCTCTCGAAGCTCGACGTGGACCACGTGGACCTCGTGCTCCTGCACTGGCCGAGCCGCGGCGTGCCGCTCGAAGAGACCATCTCGGCCCTGAACGAGTCCCGTGAGCGCGGCGACACGCGTCACATAGGGGTGAGCAACTTCGGCCCCGACCTTCTGTCCGAGGCGGCCGAGCTCAGCGACGCGCCCCTGATCAACGATCAGGTCGAGTACCATCCTTTCAAGGACCAGTCGCCGGTGCTCGAAACCGCGCGCCGGATGGGAATCTCGGTGACCGCCTACAGCCCGCTCGACAAGGGCCGGGTCTCCGGCGACAGGACCCTGCGGGAGATAGGCCGGGCCCACGGCAAGGACGAGGGCCAGGTCGCGCTGCGCTGGCTGATCCAGCAGGAGAGCGTGATCGCGATCCCCAAGACGGCGAGCCCGGAGCGGTGCCGTTCGAACTTCGAGGTCTTCGACTTCGAGCTCTCCGGCGAGGAGATGTCCTCGATAAACGCGCTGGCGCGCTAG
- a CDS encoding LCP family protein → MRDFGEFTSSGNSGGSSPPRRHDRALLLIVVVFVVFAGTTLTAFGTFGTFSGRETSGGQDPEGEASAQTPGDTDATNILLMGLDGGKDPEDSGTQRADTLMLARLQDTGRVSLLSIPRDLYVEDMGPGGEPGRINSAYAYGGAERTVGAVEDFTGVPVDHYVSADFKGFRETVDALGGVRVRVQKDYLAKRGIPRGEQVLDGKEALLYARYRKTPEGDLGRIRRQQQILAALKSQVLSWEAIGSSPGIVRSLSEHVETDMGAPRMISLGRALARHEEGGMDSDQLEGRPVTLSDGRQVLVPEDQRNAEILYDFLR, encoded by the coding sequence ATGAGAGATTTCGGAGAGTTCACCAGCAGTGGAAACAGCGGGGGATCATCCCCTCCCCGGAGGCACGACCGGGCGCTGCTGCTGATAGTGGTCGTGTTCGTCGTCTTTGCCGGAACCACGCTCACGGCTTTTGGTACCTTTGGCACTTTCTCCGGCCGGGAGACCTCCGGCGGGCAGGACCCGGAAGGGGAGGCCTCGGCCCAGACGCCGGGGGACACCGACGCGACTAACATACTCCTGATGGGGCTGGACGGCGGCAAGGACCCCGAGGATAGCGGCACGCAGAGGGCCGACACCCTGATGCTCGCCCGGTTGCAGGACACGGGGCGGGTCAGCCTGCTCTCCATACCCCGGGACCTGTACGTGGAGGACATGGGACCTGGTGGCGAGCCGGGCAGGATCAACAGCGCCTACGCCTACGGCGGGGCGGAGAGGACCGTCGGGGCGGTGGAGGACTTTACCGGAGTGCCCGTGGATCATTACGTGTCCGCGGACTTCAAGGGCTTCAGGGAGACCGTGGACGCCTTGGGCGGGGTGCGGGTTCGGGTACAGAAAGACTATCTCGCAAAACGCGGCATACCGCGCGGCGAGCAGGTGCTGGACGGCAAGGAGGCGCTGCTCTACGCCCGGTACCGCAAGACCCCCGAAGGCGATCTCGGCCGCATAAGACGCCAGCAGCAGATCCTGGCGGCGCTCAAGTCCCAGGTGTTGAGCTGGGAGGCCATAGGCAGCAGCCCGGGCATCGTCCGGAGCCTGAGCGAGCACGTCGAGACCGACATGGGGGCGCCGCGGATGATCTCCCTCGGCCGCGCCCTCGCCCGGCACGAGGAGGGCGGGATGGACTCCGATCAGCTCGAAGGCAGGCCGGTCACCCTCTCGGACGGCCGTCAGGTGCTGGTGCCCGAGGACCAACGCAACGCGGAGATACTCTACGACTTTCTCCGCTAG